From Octopus sinensis unplaced genomic scaffold, ASM634580v1 Contig13764, whole genome shotgun sequence, the proteins below share one genomic window:
- the LOC115229892 gene encoding vacuolar protein sorting-associated protein 11 homolog — translation MKVWNFEKIDKSGNPYCCKIQHIATNTEMGQLTCISANEAAGVIVCGFTSGTVEIIYNDITRVKKSRIQTICNETSPITGLAIKYRNGTIVVFVTTSNCVFSIYWNFKEQKSFKNVIDDSFGCGLGCSTLGNYLVKNQFFVAFKNMISYCYDDIKAESIPTFGNTIQIFYVRGFIIALWDEKSPQIVTEARLVDYKRLSKVQNITIYDIRNELIAYSNLLPPVLGIVEEFGFICLILNNGEVFCLIFNF, via the exons ATATAGCTACTAACACAGAAATGGGTCAG CTTACATGCATATCTGCAAACGAAGCAGCTGGTGTAATAGTTTGTGGTTTCACTTCTGGGACGGTAGAGATCATTTATAATGATATTACAAGAGTAAA aaaatctcGGATACAAACAATTTGTAATGAAACATCTCCTATAACCGGATTGGCCATTAAATATCGCAATGGTACAATAGTGGTTTTCGTGACGACATCTAATTGCGTATTTTCTATTTATTGGAATTTTAAAGAACAAAAATCTTTTAAG AATGTAATTGATGATTCTTTTGGATGTGGGTTAGGCTGCTCAACACTTGGAAACTATTTagtaaaaaatcaattttttgtaGCGTTTAAAAAT atgaTTTCATATTGTTATGACGATATCAAGGCCGAGTCAATTCCTACCTTTGGAAATACTATACAAATTTTTTACGTTAGAGGTTTTATTATCGCATTATGGGACGAAAAATCACCCCAAATCGTAACAGA AGCTCGTCTTGTTGATTATAAAAGACTATCAAAAGTGCAGAACATTACTATCTATGACATTCGAAACGAACTGATAGCATATTCAAATTTACTTCCGCCAGTTCTTGGCATTGTAGAAGAATTTGGATTTATCTGTCTTATTTTGAACAACGGAGAagttttctgtttaatttttaatttttag